The Pseudopipra pipra isolate bDixPip1 unplaced genomic scaffold, bDixPip1.hap1 HAP1_SCAFFOLD_514, whole genome shotgun sequence genome has a segment encoding these proteins:
- the MED29 gene encoding mediator of RNA polymerase II transcription subunit 29, giving the protein MAAPPPQPGPGPGPPPAPPAGPPGAGAGPAAAAGAGPGPPPTVGAAPGPALPAQAAQAQQDFEPVQRFRVLLPQLKESLQSLMKVAAQNLMQNCSIDSGQKSADGALQRFDKSLEEFYALCDQLELCLRLAHECLSQSFDSAKHAPALVPAAPKGEGGGGPGEPPLPYTQYLPLIKAQIGGAKDIHNALLEGANKITGKLPPPGGP; this is encoded by the exons AtggcggcgccgccgcctcaGCCTGGGCCCGGCCCTGGGCCTCCCCCCGCACCTCCCGCGGGGCCGCCCGGAGCGGGAGCGGGACCCGCAGCGGCGGcaggagcggggccgggcccccCCCCAACGGTCGGGGCCGCTCCGGGCCCCGCGCTCCCCGCGCAGGCCGCGCAGGCGCAGCAGGACTTCGAGCCCGTGCAGCGCTTCCGGGTCCTGCTGCCGCAGCTGAAGGAGAGCCTGCAG AGCCTGATGAAGGTGGCGGCGCAAAACCTGATGCAGAACTGCAGCATCGACAGCGGCCA GAAGAGCGCGGACGGGGCCCTGCAGCGCTTCGACAAGAGCCTGGAGGAGTTTTATGCTCTCTGTGACCAACTGGAGCTGTGCCTG cgCCTGGCCCACGAGTGCCTCTCCCAGAGCTTCGACAGCGCCAAACACGCCCCCGCCCTGGTCCCGGCGGCCCCCAAGGGCGAGGGGGGGGGTGGTCCCGGGGAGCCCCCCCTGCCCTACACCCAGTACCTGCCCCTCATCAAGGCCCAGATCGGGGGGGCCAAGGACATCCACAACGCCCTCCTCGAGGGGGCCAACAAGATCACGGGCAAGCTGCCCCCCCCGGGGGGGCCCTGA
- the SUPT5H gene encoding LOW QUALITY PROTEIN: transcription elongation factor SPT5 (The sequence of the model RefSeq protein was modified relative to this genomic sequence to represent the inferred CDS: inserted 3 bases in 2 codons; deleted 3 bases in 3 codons) translates to MSDSDDSNFSEDESERSSEGEEGEEGEAEEQRGGSGKEEEEXGEEEEEEEEEEEEYDEEEEEEEDDDRPAKKPRHGGFILDEADVDDEYEDEDQWEDGAEDILEKEEIEASNIDNVVLDEDRSGARRLQNLWRDQREEELGEYYMKKYAKSSVGETVYGGSDELSDDITQQQLLPGVKDPNLWTVKCKIGEERATAVALMRKFIAYQYTETPLQIKAVVAPEHVRGYLYVEAYKQTHVKQAIEGVGNLRLGYWNQQMVPIKEMTDVLKVVKEVTNLKPKAWVRLKRGIYKDDIAQVDYVEPSQNQISLKMIPRIDFDRIKARMSLKDWFAKRKKFKRPPQRLFDAEKIRSLGGDVASDGDFLIFEGNRYSRKGFLFKSFAMSAVITEGVKPTLSELEKFEDQPEGIDLEVVTESTGKEREHNFQPGDNVEVCEGELINLQGKILSVDGNKITIMPKHEDLKDMLEFPAQELRKYFRMGDHVKVIAGRFEGDTGLIVRVEENFVILFSDLTMHELKVLPRDLQLCSETASGVDXGGQHEWGELVQLDPQTVGVIVRLERETFQVLNMYGKVVTVRHQAVTRKKDNRFAVALDSEQNNIHVKDIVKVIDGPHSGREGEIRHLFRGFAFLHCKKLVENGGMFVCKTRHLVLAGGSKPRDVTNFTVCGFTPMSPRISSPMHPSGAGQRGGFGAGGMSRGRGRRDNDLIGQTVRISQGPYKGYIGVVKDATESTARVELHSTCQTISVDRQRLTTVGSRRPGWGLTSAYGRTPMYGSQTPMYGSGSRTPMYGSQTPLHDGSRTPHYGSQTPLHDGSRTPAQSGAWDPNNPNTPSRADEDFEYGFEDEPTPSPQGYGGTPNPQTPGYPDPASPQVTQPYNPQTPGTPAMYNTEQFSPYAVPSPQGSYQPSPSPQSYHQVAPSPVGYQNTHSPASYHPTPSPMAYQPEPQPVGYSPMTPGAPSPGGYNPHTPGSGIEPSAGDWVTTDIQVKVRDSYLDSQAVGQTGVIRSVTGGLCSVYLKDSEKVVSVSSEHLEPVTPTKSNKVKVILGEDREATGILLSIDGEDGIVRMDLEEQLKILNLRFLGKLLEA, encoded by the exons ATGTCGGACAGCGACGACAGCAACTTCTCGGAGGACGAGAGCGAGCGGAGCAgcgagggggaggagggagaggagggcgAG GCCGAGGAGCAGCGCGGGGGCAgcgggaaggaggaggagga gggggaggaggaggaggaggaggaggaagaggaggaggagtacgacgaggaggaggaggaggaggaagatgacgATCGGCCCGCCAAGAAACCGCGGCACGGGGGGTTCATCCTGGACGAGGCCG ATGTGGACGATGAGTACGAGGATGAAGATCAGTGGGAGGACGGAGCTGAGGACATCCTGGAGAAAG AGGAGATCGAAG cctcCAACATCGACAACGTGGTGCTGGACGAGGATCGTTCTGGGGCCCGGCGGCTCCAGAACCTCTGGAG ggaCCAgcgggaggaggagctgggcgAGTATTACATGAAGAAATACGCCAAGTCCTCGGTGGGGGAGAC GGTTTATGGGGGCTCGGATGAGCTGTCGGACGACATCAcccaacagcagctgctgcccggGGTCAA GGACCCCAACCTCTGGACTGTCAAGTGCAAG ATCGGGGAGGAACGAGCCACGGCCGTCGCCCTCATGCGCAAGTTCATCGCGTACCAGTACACGGAGACC cccctgcagaTCAAGGCCGTGGTGGCCCCGGAGCACGTCAGGGGGTACCTGTACGTGGAGGCCTACAAGCAGACCCACGTGAAACAGGCCATCGAGGGCGTGGGCAACCTGCGCCTGGGCTACTGGAACCAGCAGATGGTGCCCATCAAGGAGATGACCGACGTGCTCAAGGTGGTCAAGGAGGTCACCAACCTCAAACCCAAGGCCTGGGTCCGGCTCAAGAGGGGCATCTACAAGGATGACATCGCCCAG gtGGATTACGTGGAGCCAAGCCAGAACCAGATCTCCCTCAAGATGATCCCCAGGATCGACTTCGACCGCATCAAAGCCCGGATGAGCCTG AAGGACTGGTTTGCCAAACGCAAGAAGTTCAAGCGGCCGCCCCAGAGACTCTTCGACGCCGAGAAAATCCG GTCCCTGGGGGGGGACGTGGCCTCCGACGGCGACTTCCTGATCTTCGAGGGCAACCGGTACAGCAGGAAGGGCTTCCTGTTCAAGAGCTTCGCCATGTCGGCCGTG ATCACGGAGGGGGTGAAGCCCACCCTGTCCGAGCTGGAGAAGTTCGAGGACCAGCCCGAGGGCATCGACCTGGAGGTGGTGACTGAGAGCACAG ggaaggagcGGGAGCACAACTTCCAGCCCGGGGACAACGTGGAGGTGTGCGAGGGGGAGCTCATCAACCTGCAGGGCAAGATCCTGAGCGTGGACGGCAACAAAATCACCATCATGCCCAAGCACGAGGACCTCAAG GACATGCTGGAGTTCCCGGCCCAGGAGCTCAGGAAGTACTTTCGGATGGGCGACCACGTGAAGGTGATCGCGGGGAGGTTCGAGGGCGACACGGGGCTGATCGTGAGGGTGGAGGAGAACTTCGTCATCCTCTTCTCCGACCTCACCATGCACGAG CTGAAGGTGCTGCCCCGggacctgcagctctgctccgaGACGGCGTCGGGGGTGG GTGGGGGGCAGCACGAGTGGGGGGAGCTGGTGCAGCTGGACCCCCAAACCGTGGGGGTGATCGTGAGGCTCGAGAGGGAAACCTTCCAG gtgCTGAACATGTACGGGAAGGTGGTGACGGTGCGGCACCAGGCCGTCACCAGGAAGAAGGACAATCGCTTCGCCGTCGCCCTGGACTCGGAGCAGAACAACATCCACGTCAAGGACATCGTCAAAGTCATCGATGGCCCCCACTCC gGCCGCGAGGGCGAGATCCGACACCTTTTCCGCGGCTTCGCCTTCCTGCACTGCAAGAAGCTGGTGGAGAACGGGGGGATGTTCGTGTGCAAGACCCGCCACCTGGTGCTGGCCGGGGGCTCCAAG CCCCGGGACGTCACCAACTTCACGGTGTGCGGCTTcacccccatgtccccccgCATCAGCAGCCCCATGCACCCCAGCGGGGCCG gccagcgggggggctttggggccgGCGGGATGAGccgc ggccggggccggcgcGACAACGACCTCATCGGGCAGACGGTGCGGATCTCGCAGGGGCCCTACAAAG gGTACATCGGGGTGGTGAAGGACGCCACGGAGTCCACGGCGCGCGTGGAGCTGCACTCGACCTGCCAGACCATCTCCGTGGACAGGCAGCGCCTCACCACCGT gGGGTCCCGGCGCCCCGGC TGGGGGCTCACGTCGGCCTACGGGAGGACCCCCATGTACGGCTCCCAGACCCCCATGTACGGCTCGGGGTCCAGGACCCCCATGTACGGCTCCCAGACCCCCCTGCACGACG GGAGCCGCACCCCCCACTACGGGTCACAGACCCCCCTGCACGATGGGAGCAGGACCCCGGCCCAGAGCGGGGCCTGGGACCCCAACAACCCCAACACCCCCTCGAG GGCCGACGAGGACTTCGAGTACGGCTTCGAGGACGAGCCCACCCCGTCCCCCCAGGGCTATGGGGGGACCCCCAACCCGCAGACCCCCGGGTACCCCGACCCCGCCTCCCCCCAGGTCACGCAGCCCTACAACCCCcagacccccgggacccccgccAT GTACAACACGGAGCAGTTCTCGCCCTACGCCGTCCCCTCCCCACAGGGGTCCtaccagcccagcccctccccccaGAGCTACCACCAGGTGGCCCCGAGCCCGGTGGGCTACCAGAACACCCACTCGCCGGCCAGCTACCACCCCACGCCCTCCCCCATGGCCTACCAG CCCGAGCCCCAGCCCGTGGGCTACAGCCCGATGACCCCCGGGGCTCCCTCCCCGGGGGGCTACAAC CCCCACACCCCCGGCTCGGGCATCGAGCCCAGCGCGGGCGACTGGGTGACCACCGACATCCAGGTCAAGGTCCGGGACTCCTACCTGGACTCGCAGGCCGTGGGGCAGACCGGGGTCATCCGCAGCGTCACG